Below is a genomic region from Leifsonia sp. Root112D2.
TGCCGTTGAGAATCGCGGCCATCGCGTGCTCGCGAATGCCGAAGTGCAGCACGCGACCGTACTTGTTGCCCGTCCACTCGTGCGTGGAGTGTTCGCTCGGTACGAAGGAGGCGGCCGATTCGATGGTCGTGTTGTTCGACTCGGCGAGGTCGGCCGAACCGCCCCACAGCTCGGGAATGACGCCGGCGATGGCGTTGATGACCTTACCGCTCGCCGCGCGGGTGGAGACATCCTTGCCGGGCGCAAAGACCGGCAGCGCCTCCTCGACACCCTCGGGCAACTCGCCCTTGAGCACGCGGTCGAGCAGCGTCTTGCGCTCGGGGTTTGCCGTTGCCCACGCCTCGAACCGCTCGTTCCATTCGGCATGCGCTGCCTGGCCGCGCTCGACGGCCTTGCGCGTGTGCGCCAGCACCTCGGGGGCGACGTCGAAATTCTTCTCGGGGTCGAAGCCGAGCACCTCCTTGACGGCGGCCAGTTCCTCGGCGCCGAGCGCGGATCCGTGGATCTTGCCCGTGTTCTGCTTCTTCGGGCTGGGCCAGCCGATGATCGTCTTGAGAATGATGAGGGAGGGCTTGTCCGTGACGCCCTGGGCTGCCTCGATGGCGTCGTTCAGCGCCTGCACGTCTTCGACGTACTGGCCCGTCTTCTTCCAGTCGACCACCTGCACGTGCCAGTGGTACGCCTCGTAGCGCGCCTTGACATCTTCGGTGAAGGCGATGTTGGTGTCGTCCTCGATGGAGATCTGGTTGCTGTCGTAGATCGCGATCAGGTTGCCGAGCTGCTGGTGGCCGGCGAGCGAGGACGCCTCGCTCGTGATGCCCTCCTGCATGTCGCCGTCGCCGGCGATCACGTAGACGAAGTGGTCGAACACGCTCGTGCCGGCGTCGGCGTCCGGGTCGAACAGGCCGCGCTCGAAGCGCGAGGCGTATGCGAAGCCGACGGAGGAGGAGATGCCCTGGCCCAGTGGGCCGGTCGTGATCTCCACGCCGTCGGTGTGGCCGTATTCGGGGTGGCCCGGAGTCTTCGAACCCCAGGTGCGCAGTGCCTTGAGATCATCGAGCTCGAGGCCGTATCCGCCGAGATAGAACTGCGTGTACTGCGTGAGCGAGCTGTGCCCGGCCGACAGGATGAAGCGGTCGCGGCCGATCCAGGTCGAATCAGACGGGTCGCGTCGCATGACCTTCTGGAACAGCAGGTACGCGGCAGGTGCGAGGCTCATGGCGGTGCCCGGATGCCCGTTGCCCACCTTCTCGACGGCGTCGGCCGCCAGGATTCGTGCCGTGTCTACTGCCTTATTGTCAATGGAGTCCCACTGCAAAGCTGCCACTGGATACTGACCCTTCTGAAAATGTCGAGACGGGCCGTCTTCAACCCGCTCCTTATAGAGGTAGCGCGCGCCGTGAACATCATCGGCACCGTGCACATTCGGCGAGCATCCAGAAGTGGATGCGACACCCAAACGAGCCTCGGCTGGCGAGCACCTCTCAGCATAGTCAACAGTGGGCTCAACCGCGTTGTTCCCCGCACCGAGGCGCCGCCGACTTTCGTTGCAGCACGATGACCTAAGATTGGGCTGGGATTCAAGCGTTAGAGGAGCAATGGACGTCGCCGTAGAGAGCAGGACCACACCGCTGGTCCCTCGATTTTCCCGCAAAGTCAAGGCCTATGTCTCCCTGACCAAGCCGCGCGTCGTGGAACTCCTGCTCGTCGTCACCGTTCCGACGATGATCCTCGCGCAAGGCGGCATCCCGAACCTGTGGCTCGTGCTGGCCACCGTGGTCGGCGGTTTCATGAGCGCCGGCAGCGCCGGGGCGTTCAACTGCTACATCGACCGCGACATCGACCGCGTCATGAAACGCACCAAGGGTCGACCGCTGGTGACGGGGGAGTTGAGCGACCGGGAGGCGCTTGTCTTCTCCTACGCGCTCGG
It encodes:
- the tkt gene encoding transketolase, with product MAALQWDSIDNKAVDTARILAADAVEKVGNGHPGTAMSLAPAAYLLFQKVMRRDPSDSTWIGRDRFILSAGHSSLTQYTQFYLGGYGLELDDLKALRTWGSKTPGHPEYGHTDGVEITTGPLGQGISSSVGFAYASRFERGLFDPDADAGTSVFDHFVYVIAGDGDMQEGITSEASSLAGHQQLGNLIAIYDSNQISIEDDTNIAFTEDVKARYEAYHWHVQVVDWKKTGQYVEDVQALNDAIEAAQGVTDKPSLIILKTIIGWPSPKKQNTGKIHGSALGAEELAAVKEVLGFDPEKNFDVAPEVLAHTRKAVERGQAAHAEWNERFEAWATANPERKTLLDRVLKGELPEGVEEALPVFAPGKDVSTRAASGKVINAIAGVIPELWGGSADLAESNNTTIESAASFVPSEHSTHEWTGNKYGRVLHFGIREHAMAAILNGIVLHGNTRPFGGTFLIFSDYMRPAVRLAALMKAPSIFVWTHDSVALGADGPTHQPIEQLASLRAIPGLDVVRPADANETAYAWKTILERRQGPAGIALSRQNLPVFERGDGAASGDTFAAASNVAKGAYVLAEAPGGTPDVILIATGSEVQFAVEAREALKADGVNARVVSAPSLEWFEEQDAAYRESVLPAAVKARVSVEAGIALTWRAYVGDAGRSVSIEHFGASADYETLYREFGLTTDAVVSAARESIAAL